Proteins encoded in a region of the Pseudochaenichthys georgianus chromosome 20, fPseGeo1.2, whole genome shotgun sequence genome:
- the LOC117465750 gene encoding interferon alpha-inducible protein 27-like protein 1 isoform X2, whose amino-acid sequence MELFTVALAGAGAGFTSAGIAAGSYAAGMMSAAAVANGGAVAAGSTVAVLQAAGAAGLTVAASAGAAGIGATVGWITAALV is encoded by the exons ATGGAGCTAT TTACTGTAGCTTTAGCTGGCGCTGGAGCAG GGTTCACCTCAGCCGGGATCGCAGCAGGCTCCTATGCTGCCGGCATGATGTCAGCAGCTGCAGTGGCTAACGGGGGAGCAGTGGCAGCCGGGAGTACAGTGGCTGTTTTGCAGGCAGCAG GTGCAGCCGGTCTGACAGTAGCTGCCTCTGCAGGTGCGGCTGGCATCGGAGCAACCGTTGGATGGATAACTGCAGCCCTCGTCTGA
- the LOC117465750 gene encoding interferon alpha-inducible protein 27-like protein 2A isoform X1: protein MELFTVALAGAGAVGALFAAPVVLAGVGFTSAGIAAGSYAAGMMSAAAVANGGAVAAGSTVAVLQAAGAAGLTVAASAGAAGIGATVGWITAALV from the exons ATGGAGCTAT TTACTGTAGCTTTAGCTGGCGCTGGAGCAG TTGGAGCTTTATTCGCTGCTCCTGTTGTTCTGGCCGGTGTAGGGTTCACCTCAGCCGGGATCGCAGCAGGCTCCTATGCTGCCGGCATGATGTCAGCAGCTGCAGTGGCTAACGGGGGAGCAGTGGCAGCCGGGAGTACAGTGGCTGTTTTGCAGGCAGCAG GTGCAGCCGGTCTGACAGTAGCTGCCTCTGCAGGTGCGGCTGGCATCGGAGCAACCGTTGGATGGATAACTGCAGCCCTCGTCTGA